The Vespula vulgaris chromosome 3, iyVesVulg1.1, whole genome shotgun sequence DNA window taatcgataaacgaaaggttcatttctctattctcgttttcttttaatatctgttattatttcattatatatataaaaagttcacattataagaaattgtaaataaataagtttctaaaaatttgcaataaatttatatttaaagaatcaTCTTATATAAGAATCATCTGGGTGTAATAGATCTtctatattacaaaatttggaaaataataagTCTTCTAGTACAAAATGTACTAACACATTTTAATATAGTCTTgcaaaaagaattttgttcAAAAATATGTCTATTTagcttttattatcttttgatTTATAACCTTACAAccgaaatattattagaatttacCTCTCCTAAATTCTAAagtatttactttcttcttcgaaagtaTGGCTTAAAACTTGCTTCGTATAGATTGTTAGTTACTTTTAcaagttatacatatatatatatgtatacacacacacacacacacacacaccacacatacgcgcgcgcatacatatgtgtacatgCGCGTGCGTGCTCATGTGTGAATACGGTATTTTAATTCTAAGAACACTTGAGCGTTTAGAATTGCATGGATTAATTTGTCCAGAAAAGATTGTTTTAAACTTTAAACTACAAATTTTTCTGTAATTACTAAATTGTTAAGACATAGTAAAAGTAAAGACAAATAAGTATTTTACTActaaataagatatttttacaattattttacaacTAAATAGGAtatcttaaatataatatttctttggcgttatatatttatcaatgttacagaaatatctgaaatatttatctagaaaatatttattggaattcgtaaaatttttattattaacaagcTCAAtagataattttggaataaaaaatatcttacatGTTAAGTCTagagttataaataaaattatcggaATGATAAGATAttcgaaagaataatttatattatatattctatgttAATATCCGTTTACGTAAAATCTAAATTTTAAAAGTAGcgattaatgataaaataaaagattgacTCACTTATAGATAGATTGACGAGTTCGAATCTGAAGTTTTCTTAGTGGACGatttaaacgaagaagaaaaagtgtcTTCTTTCAGTGTATTGAATTTTGTgaaatttttggaaaaatgaaagacgGTAATCAAATTATGGCAGAAGCCCTTAAACAACAAGTACGTTTGTAAAAACTGACATTATATTTTGTAGGTTATGTGTTgttttatacttattattcATCTtcatttatcttcatttttatcaatactATTTTTAAAGAAGCCAAGTGAAtccaatataaatttatgcaatgaaattttcataattcaaTATTGAATCTTTGAGTCAAATAAGCAGTTGatcatttgtatttgtatatgtatatattatgtcttgtatcgtaaaaaaaaaaaaatagattaaattaacttctttttatatttactttcttttcatatttgttAGATATTATagtacaattttatatttgttagaTATTATATCACATTTTCTAATCAAAATCGTATCTATATTTCTATCATGTTTAAACCAGTTTCCATTAGATAGTTGAACTCGCTTCTCTCCTCTTaacattcaaatatttcatgcTTCTTTTTGAAGGAAATTTCAAAATGATCTATCGACTTCTGACcattataatttactttttctcaataaaatattaatattcttctgAAATTTTgatcttataataaatatataatgaataaaatttctttactattataaactatatatatatatatatatactcttctCTTCGTAATTTATATGATGATGCGAATTGTAtgttaaagataatatattatatttggttaatatttttaatgcgCAAATACTATGcaaaattgattataatcttttttatcttacttttACGACTCTCATGTTCTTCCCGCGATCCAATGAGTGGTACTTGATCATCATCTTCATAATCCATATAAACAAAtgacgaatataatataaacaaatataaacaaatttcacctttattaaaaattaattgtcttAATATAACCTTATTATGAATTCACAAAACaagttaaatacaaatatttactgATATGTtctcttattaatatattaataataacaattttaatggAAGTATGacttatttctttgttattcACGTATTATCTGCGTATAAAGAATTACTTATGACTTTATATACCTTTATGAATgtgataataatacatatagaCTTAATATAAAAGCTTATCTTTGCTACTCCTACCGTAAATCAAATTAtcatatttgtatacatatgtaatgtTTCTccatacttttataaaaatctctttgtaaaaaattatagatagaataaactatatatttctataaaattactttttattacacatagcaatgataataatattgatattattatggaTTAACTGTTGATTtacattttcgttttatatatctatgtattatttgtatgtctatttattttataatctataattttataggGACTAGAATATGTTTTTGGTATAATGGGGCATCCAGTGATAGACCTAGCTATAAACATGCAATTAATAGGTCTACGATACTTAGGATTCAGAAATGAACAAGCTGCATGTTATGCAGCTCAAGCTTATGGTTATTTAACAAGTAAATACGATTAATCAAACTCAATACTTatcacattatatatttagaagataaagttaataatattgaaattcaaATAGAAAAGCCTGCAGTTGTATTATGCGTATCTGGACCAGGTTTACTTCATGTTATAGGTGGCATGGCTAATGCACAAATTAATTGTTggtaagaatattttataaatgtaatgaaatatttaaaattttaataatatattgtaaaatgtttaattaacgaagtatttaataatgaatcattaaaattattatttaggcCGCTTTTAGTACTAGGAGGTTCATGTCCTCAAGATCATGAAGGTATTGGTGGTTTTCAAGAATGGCCTCAAGTAGAAGCTAGTAAGCCTTATTGTAAATACGCAGCTAGACCATCATCTGCAGCTTTAATTCCTCTTCATGTAGAAAAGGCAGTACGATATTCAACCTATGGTAGACCAGGTAGATgcacattataaatattattttatacttctttttctactatttAGTACTATTTAGTACTATTCTACTATTTTGTaccattatttttatgtttaaactatgtatttaatcttatattttatattttatttaaaggtGCAACTTACTTAGATTTACCAGCTACAATATTAACGGAAAAGgttgatgaaaataaaattgcattGGTCTTACCTTGCCCTGAACCACCATTGATATTTCCTGACAGTAGACAAATTGAGGAAGCTGTTAATATGTTAATACAGTCAAAAAGACCATTAGTCATAGTAGGCAAAGGTAAACAATAATTctgtttttaaattaaaaactaaaacaatcctataaaaataataattttttaattatcaataaaattggAATTGTTTTcacgaataattaatatcaggAGCGGCATATGGTCGAGCTGAGCAACAAGTTCGGAAGTTTGTCCATTTAACAGGAGTTCCTTTTCTTCCAACACCAATGGGAAAAGGAGTTGTTCCAGATACGGATCCATTATGTGTTTCTAGTGCAAGAACATATGCTTTACAACAATCtgatgtaatattattactgGGTGCTAGACTCAATTGGATGCTGCATTTTGGGCGTCCACCTCGATTTCAAAGCactgtaaaaattatacagGTActggaattattattaaaggaaattaatttattatatagcattctgaattaattaaatattttaaatcaaaattattttaggtTGATCTTTGCGCAGAAGAATTGCATAATTCTATTTCATCTGCAGTTGCTATACAAGCTGATATAAGTTCTACTGTGGAGTCTTTAATAAAGGCACTGCTATATCGAAAATGGACAGTTACTAAAGATTGTCAATGGTGGAATGAACTTAATTCAAAatcagataaaaataaaaaaattgtgcaGGTACAATTCtattaagtatattatattatatatatatatcaatatattagtGATAATTGTCTGTGATATTTTTACTTGTAGCAAATGTCCTTGAATAAATCTGTACCATTAAATTATTATGCGACTTTTAAATGTATACAAGATTGTATACCAGATGGTAAGTTTCATATTTCAATGgtatgatttatattaagatttatattaatgttatattttattatttatatagattgtATAATTTGTTCCGAGGGTGCTAATACAATGGATATCGGGCGTACTATCctgttaaataatttacctCGTCATCGCTTAGATGCTGGAACGTTTGGTACTATGGGTGTAGGTTTAGGTTTTGCAATTGCAGCTGCTCTATATTGTAAAGACAATATGCCTGGAAAGAGAGTGCTTTGTATCGAAGGAGATAGTGCATTTGGTTTTTCTGGAATGGAAATTGAAACTATGTTTAGGTAATATGTTTATTCTTTCCTACTGAAGTCTAAGATTtctagtaaaatattttatcttttcagaTATCAGTTGCCcattattgttatcataataaataataatggtatATATAATGGTTTggataataaaacatttaaagaaatacaaatgacTGGTGACCCAACACAAGCGTACGTTGTTATATGATTAaacattgttaaatataaatatctcttctaattaaaaatttgtgatAAAGGATCCCACCGTATAGCTTAACATCTGAAACtcattatgaaaaaatgatagaaatgtTTGGAAAGAAAGGCCATTTCTGCGTAACTATAGATGAAATTCAGCAAGCATTAAAAGAATCATTTGCAGTAAGTTGTACTGAAAAATTCCAaacttatattataatattactttaacataaaattacattttacagGAATTAAATACGCCAAGTTTAATAAACATAATGATTGACCCTCAAGCTGATCGTaaggaacaaaaatatacTTGGCTCACAGAGTCTAAGctttaaaatatcaatttatcaaatttttaatcataattttaagATAATGAATTACTAGGTTTTATCATGGGAAATACATGGAAATATTTACAtgtcaaatataaaattatagttttatttacattataaaaaaaaaggtaaaaaaaactGTAAtgttacaatataattatttacttgcataaattattcgttatcttttaaaatctttgaaaatttatttataactggGGTAAGAGGATCTACCATATCTGATCCACTCTTACTTGtactatcattaatattactttcttcATATATTTCCTCTTCAATAGCAGATAAATCTATACCTTTTTTGTCTACTATTTTTAGTAAATTTTGATTTGTTCGTATGACTGCTGTACTGAAATCTCCATTATCTTTTACaagatcatttattatatccaattctttctttctacaaaTTAAAGAACATTATATTAAGAAATGTTaacaatattacatataattttatattattacatttttaatgtaatattccAAATGTCTTCCAATGTTTCTTCAATTAATACTTCAATATCACTTCTTCCTTTAAATATAGACATCTTTCTAAACAAgcaaatatgaaattaaataatattctttttatgttacatgaaaataaaaattatatatatattataacacacacacgcacacacatatatcaattatagATGATATAAAAGGTAAACAATTGAGGTTAATGTATATcaaaacatagaaaaaatttataatgatatataattacttgtatcttttataaaatttccggaatttattaaaaatattaaataatctcaATTTGTTACTTAAAAATGTCAAGAAATAGCTCCCAGCATTTTCATCACTATTATAAGTTTAAAATACAACAAAACAGATATGCATGAAAGTTCCCgccattttttataatagaaaagaactATCTGTTTAGTATTACTATTAATGCAAATTAGAAATACAGTATGACTCATACAACTAAGAATAactatttcaagaaaatattcattgatAATAGCCAATCagtttattaagaaatttaaaaatgttattggTTACCCACAATAGGATCATAATagttttctttgttaaaaatatatcaaagtatTTGCTAagattcttctttcatttcaatcttttttaaaaattatcaacaGAGCGTTTATCTTACTTGATATTTTGAACTTCCTTTTTATTGataatctaaaagaaaaaaatttacttttaggAAACGTCATTTATGAATTGTAATAATGATCTACCAATAACAATATAGGAGTTTGCTGATTGGTCATCTCTCAGTGTGCAAGGATATGACGTCACTTGTAGTCGTGTCGCATGAAAGAGAACCttgaaattgtaaattatCGTAAAGAGACATGACATCGAAAACATTCGGCGGAAAGCAAAGAAATGAGACGAAACGTATTGTAACGATAATAAGTGGAAAACCATAAAACttgcgataaataaattaaaagttaaatttcTTTGTATCGCTCTACAAATGTTCGCACagttttttcgatattttgatCGTACACTTATTCTTTGTATCAGCTGATGAATTTGCTATAACGAGAAgaaagtttttaaaaattcatatttacatTTCATCGACATAAATATTGTCATGGCAGACCTCCTGGAGGAATTAAACGGTGATCAGACTGAAAAAGTTATTCAGTTTCAGGTAGAAGAATATATTATGCTTTATTACAATCCAAAATATTATTCCTATTGTATTATAatgtatcaattatttttaggaTTTGACAGGCATAGAAGATTTATCTGTCTGTAGAGATGTTTTGCAAAGGCATAATTGGAATTTGGAAGTGGCTGTTCAGGTATTTGTGAATATCTTTCaagtaagatattttttatcgtccatgatgataaatgtattatattatgttaggAACAATTGAATTTATATGAAGGACGTCCGTCAATGTATGCACAAGATTCAAGATCTAGGCCACCACAAGTCGTTGATGACAGTAGTtctagaatatattttaaccaTGCAAGTAGTTCGAGTGGTGGAGGCGGTGGTCTTCTAccttatatcttttctatgtGTTATAATATAGTTTGGAGTATCTTGCAGCTAGGTTTAGCAATATTTAGGTCAGAAGTCAGGCCCAGTACGTATAACATGAATATAGTAGAAACATGAAGTTAGCGtgtataaaacaatatattttgttcttcAAGTTTCTTCTGATCCAGTGGAAGATGTAATGACATTCATTAGATCATATGAGGAACGTTATGGCAACGTCCATCCTGTATTTTATCAGGGTTCTTACAGTCAAGCTCTATCTGATGCCAAACAAGagttaagatttttattagtttatttacaaaaagatGAGGCCCAAGATACTGATCAATGGTGCAGGTAAAGTTTGTAGTAATTAATAGTAgtaacaatttataatatatgtataacaaataagaaagagcAAACTATATATAAGTGAATTGCTTTTTGTATGGTTAACGTCAAACAAACTTTTACTCTAGAAATACATTGAATGATCCTGAAGttatacgatttataaatACTCATACATTATTTTGGGCTTGTAATGTACAATCTGGAGAAGGCTATAAAGTTGCAGAATCTCTTAAATCTGGCTCTTATCCTTTCTTGGCTATTATTGTTTTGAAAGACAATCGAATGACAATAGTTGGACGGTACGTAGCAGCAATtgaattcttaaaaaatataaaacttcaTTTTTCATAGAATATAGCCAATAGATATTCTAAAAACATGATTTTATAGGATGGAAGGTACACCATCTTCTGCTGATTTAATATCACGTTTACAAACAATTATTCAacagaatgaaattaatttaattcaagcACGTCAAGATAGGTaaattaacttttaaattGATCATGTAATTGGCTAattagaaaagtaataaaattctatatgattatttttgtattacagAGCAGAACGCAGTGCTGCACAGTCATTACGTCAACAGCAAGATCGTGCATATGAAGAATCATTACGTGCTGATCAGGAAAAAGATCgtagaagagaggaagaacgtAGGGCTCGAGAAGAACAAGAGGCACGTGAAAAGGAACAATTAAATGCGCAAGAAcaggaaatagaaagaattcgTCTTGAAAAAGAACTTACTGTTCACAAAATACCTATGGAACCTGAACCTGCTAATCCTAATGCTTGTcatttacaaattaaattgGGTGAAAGGACAATGAAAAGGCGATTCCTTATGTCTGACACAATTGAAGTAATgcgatatttacttttttaaaactAAACATTTAGCTTAATTTCTCAAGAATAATGtcaatgattaatatttaatttacagGACGTATATCATTGGATATTTAGTCAACCGGATTCCCCTGCAAGTTTTGAGATAACAACGAGTTATCCTAAAAGAATCCTATATCCATGCAGAGATATTTCAACTTTATCATCAGCTGGCTTAACCCATAGAGAAGTTTTGCATGTTAATGATTTAGCTGACTAACcttgattaataattcaataattcattcttaatattttaagtATCATTCCGATAAAAGAATGATACTATCACAAGAGGAACTTATCAAAAGAttataatgtgtgtgtatatatatatatatattatatttgatatgtatatatatatatatatatttgatacatTCTAGTATTTTATGTAAAGTTCAGTCTACTGAGATGAGAAAATAGTTATAAAAGAATGTCATTGTATGAACAATATGATACAAAGATAAGTATTGAAAAGGTGTTCATTGTGTTATAATTTTGGAGAGAATTGTTGGTATTAAAAAATGGTGGCCATAAGTAATatgttcattaaaatatataactagaaaaagattgaattttgtttaaaaagtttaaaaagtAGGAAACAAAAACATACCCGTTTTTGTTTAAGAACAAACAAATGTGCATTATATTTTGCTtgagataatttatatattaatgaagtAAAGTATTTTAAATCCTTATGCGTTACTACGTgatcaaaaaaatttataaaatgtatgatTTGTGTacaattgaagaaaaaaaaatcttttaaattgcATTAGTCGTGCATAAAACATAAGACTATGTAACGCAAATggcattttataaaaataaagaatatcttCATCTAAATGCAATTTGGAAAAAGGGATAATGAGATAAtacacattatattttattttactaaagtaaaagtaaatttaGTATTTAATTGGCATTTATACTATTATGTACAAAAACAATGCTAACACCATTGGTTTTAttgcatttaaatataatttaataaatctacAACATTTCTATGcagataaaaatgttattgaaACAAAACTAACTGTACTGCATACAAAGATTTATCCGCATggctatgtacatatattaatttactaGAAAGCAGAatgtttaagaaaaatataatttattttgtagcTTTGTATATTGGTTGTTTaaaccaaagaaaaattaaacaattagaatctatttaagtaattaattcTGTATTTGACATAAcaatgttacttttttttatgttgaccttttcttgaatttttttttgatttatacaaaatatgaaagtataaatgaatgaataagttaaatctttataaattattactgtGCAAAAGATCATATTGAATGGAATAGATTTGCATTCCTGACAGTTGTGTATGGTTTacttaatgaaaaagagactaataatattaatagagaaagaggaacaaatgcgatatataaacttaaaaaaaaatacttttgtgtgtgtaaatatttcatatattcattttttttacattcttgCTTTCTactgtttaaaatattttatgtatacgtaagtatataaattttcataactATTATAAGTACAATTGATATTTGGGAAAAACACCATATTTGATATCCATGAAattgatttgaaaattatatcaattgcaaaataaaatttataaaaagataattaacataatttgactttttgttattatcaaaataatgcGCATaaggatattaaaataaattttcagtatcttttcattatccaagatttaacaataatactactgatttatcgatatatgaaattatgttGCAACATTAGAAATgctttgtattatataaagttGTGCGTAACTCATATTACAGAAATCTTAaggttataatattttttacatttgacgcaattcaattaatatatcCTTTCTCAAATTTCTAGTCTTGTTGCACATAAACATACTTTgcaattgatattttatccttaaaaaaaaaatgatttatatattaaaatatgaaatgttaATAAACACCCATCTATTTAAATGATGTAATTTTCTGACATTTATAGTATTTCCCATGTAcgtattgtaattttatatgataaaggtaagaatgatttttcttacaaaattaattaaagtaaaaataaaaagaaatgaaaaaaaaaaataaaagatgagaaaaatgtATACTAAATAATACGTGGctaaatattaagaaaatgccataatatataattcaatactttagcaaaatgatatttattttaatcaagaAAAATGTGGAAGctataaattgtaaaatttaaatagtTATGAACCTTgtcatatcaaatatttttatatatttaatatcaagcACTCCTGTTTTTGATTTCACAATGTATTgcaattaaaattgtaaactTGATCAAGAATACAATACAAAGGcaatgaatatttcatttaatcaaatatttcatcttCATTGCATAAGACtgctaaaaaaaaactaatagaAGATGTACTTTTTCATATCTTATTTGGAATGAGGTCTtgtctttgctttttcttttgaccATTGTGCATGACTGTGAGCACGCAAACTattaaatactttattatttaattttacatcaaATCCACCTGTATCTCCTGTGTCAATACCAGGTGGAAATTGTAAAACCCTGCATGCATTTATCCTTGAAGACATTAACATATCATGCTTTGTTACAATTTGTGATCCTTCACCTACTTTTTTATAGCCACAACGAGGTATCGAAGCATACTCCTTTTCTATActctaaaatatttaaaaacatttacTTATCATCACTGCAATTAGAAGGCGATATAATGTATAACTTctctaaatataatatttgagaaatagctttgtaattatttgaaataccTTTTGTTAcctataaataaaatccatcacatatgtatttacttactACAAAACGGTCAAAGTCTTTATTTGTATCATCGgtatctgtttttctttcgtctggTTCCTCAAATGAAGACATTCGATATTtagaatatgaaatatttactataatggaaaatgaaaaaattaatataaattaataaaatttaatataaattaaggTAATATGAatgtgacagagagagagatatatatatatatatagatatatatgtgtaaattaTAACCTTTAGAATCACGATTAACCTTTGTTTCAGTACGCTTTAACATCATGTCATATTCTCGATTATATTGAGCTTGTAGCATTTGTGCAATTACTTCATCGCTGTCTGTATCGTTTGATTCATATGTATCATATATCTCTGTAATCGGCTCTtcttttaaagaatctttatatttcttcaattctctatgtacaaaaatataatataaaataaaatatacgtacattctggttgaaataaatagatttttatatatattaacaattacTTTTCCTGTAAGCTTTTTGCAAGTTGGTCAGAAGTTATCTCCAACAAACTGACAGGATCTTCTAttgattgaatttttctcCATGGTGAAGTCATTATCAGAATATAATAGGAAGcgctaaataaataataaatttatgttatGTACACGtaactaaaataattatggaatagataagaaatatataatttttagatagataaatagaaaagtgtGAATATGCTTATATCACGTTTCTCatgtaatattgaaataattacaaaaattataatatcgatatcgattatGATCAAATGTGCAATTCTTAAATATGATTAGTAATCCTTTATGATGAGCttagatatatacaaatatattgttttataagatagataaattatttaccactgacaaagagaaagatgaatcCTAAAAAACAGGCGTAAAATTACAATACGTtgagaaatatattcgaaaagcagagtataatataaaaatagaatcgcCCGTTGACTTTACACAAGTGCAAAATATATGGACGACAAAGGACTGCCTACAAGTTTAACTCTATACCTATAAAGTTAGGTAGCGCgcaatataatttcttttgtatttgaTTATGTATCAAGTGCAATCGTTTGTTAATTtcactaaataaaaaaaactgcctataaatataattctatatttataaagttaGATGGCGCGCaacatcgtttcttttatttgttagcagtttctataataaaagttcTAAGTCGCTGAACGAGTAAACTAAATCGAACAGTACTGCCATCTATTAATTCCAAATGAAACTAATTgtgtaaaagtaataattcgACACCATTGAatcaaaaattcttctttaacgATGAATCAATgcatttcttattataataatgctTGATAAGTAAATTACAGATCACATTGAAAGTAATgtcgattttgaaaaaaaatgaacaaaatatgtttctttctttattaaatatttta harbors:
- the LOC127062858 gene encoding 2-hydroxyacyl-CoA lyase 1 produces the protein MKDGNQIMAEALKQQGLEYVFGIMGHPVIDLAINMQLIGLRYLGFRNEQAACYAAQAYGYLTKKPAVVLCVSGPGLLHVIGGMANAQINCWPLLVLGGSCPQDHEGIGGFQEWPQVEASKPYCKYAARPSSAALIPLHVEKAVRYSTYGRPGATYLDLPATILTEKVDENKIALVLPCPEPPLIFPDSRQIEEAVNMLIQSKRPLVIVGKGAAYGRAEQQVRKFVHLTGVPFLPTPMGKGVVPDTDPLCVSSARTYALQQSDVILLLGARLNWMLHFGRPPRFQSTVKIIQVDLCAEELHNSISSAVAIQADISSTVESLIKALLYRKWTVTKDCQWWNELNSKSDKNKKIVQQMSLNKSVPLNYYATFKCIQDCIPDDCIICSEGANTMDIGRTILLNNLPRHRLDAGTFGTMGVGLGFAIAAALYCKDNMPGKRVLCIEGDSAFGFSGMEIETMFRYQLPIIVIIINNNGIYNGLDNKTFKEIQMTGDPTQAIPPYSLTSETHYEKMIEMFGKKGHFCVTIDEIQQALKESFAELNTPSLINIMIDPQADRKEQKYTWLTESKL
- the LOC127062862 gene encoding serine/threonine-protein kinase RIO3-like; amino-acid sequence: MTSPWRKIQSIEDPVSLLEITSDQLAKSLQEKELKKYKDSLKEEPITEIYDTYESNDTDSDEVIAQMLQAQYNREYDMMLKRTETKVNRDSKVNISYSKYRMSSFEEPDERKTDTDDTNKDFDRFVSIEKEYASIPRCGYKKVGEGSQIVTKHDMLMSSRINACRVLQFPPGIDTGDTGGFDVKLNNKVFNSLRAHSHAQWSKEKAKTRPHSK
- the LOC127062863 gene encoding protein GrpE-like isoform X2, coding for MSIFKGRSDIEVLIEETLEDIWNITLKIKKELDIINDLVKDNGDFSTAVIRTNQNLLKIVDKKGIDLSAIEEEIYEESNINDSTSKSGSDMVDPLTPVINKFSKILKDNE
- the LOC127062863 gene encoding protein GrpE-like isoform X1, whose amino-acid sequence is MILLKMSIFKGRSDIEVLIEETLEDIWNITLKIKKELDIINDLVKDNGDFSTAVIRTNQNLLKIVDKKGIDLSAIEEEIYEESNINDSTSKSGSDMVDPLTPVINKFSKILKDNE
- the LOC127062861 gene encoding FAS-associated factor 2, translated to MADLLEELNGDQTEKVIQFQDLTGIEDLSVCRDVLQRHNWNLEVAVQEQLNLYEGRPSMYAQDSRSRPPQVVDDSSSRIYFNHASSSSGGGGGLLPYIFSMCYNIVWSILQLGLAIFRSEVRPISSDPVEDVMTFIRSYEERYGNVHPVFYQGSYSQALSDAKQELRFLLVYLQKDEAQDTDQWCRNTLNDPEVIRFINTHTLFWACNVQSGEGYKVAESLKSGSYPFLAIIVLKDNRMTIVGRMEGTPSSADLISRLQTIIQQNEINLIQARQDRAERSAAQSLRQQQDRAYEESLRADQEKDRRREEERRAREEQEAREKEQLNAQEQEIERIRLEKELTVHKIPMEPEPANPNACHLQIKLGERTMKRRFLMSDTIEDVYHWIFSQPDSPASFEITTSYPKRILYPCRDISTLSSAGLTHREVLHVNDLAD